GTTCACCCCCCCTGCCCCTTAGCTAGTTGTCCCCGGCCCTCGCCAGTGCCCGCAGAACCCTCCTTGTCCACCCCCGGGAGGTCAGAGCCCTCGCCCCGCACTTCCCGGACAGCCCTCGTCCGGCCCCATCTGTGCATCTGGGCCGTCGGAGATCCAGCACCCCTCGGGAGTCAGGCCATCCGCAGCTCCGCCCTTCCAGGTGATGGTGCGCGGCCACTGCGGCCCCAGGCGCGCAGGTGTGGGCTCCCCAAACAGGGCCGGGGAGGGGGTTTTGGGCAACGCGCTGGCAGCCTCGGCAGCCGCCGAAACCGAACCCTGCACCTCCCGGAAAACTCCAAACTCCGCGCTCTCCGCTACTAGGTGCTTCTGGAAATCGTTTCCCTACCAGATTTGCTCTGAGAAGGGTACGGGCAGATCTGCGGACCTGTATGAAGGAGGCCTGGGCTTTAAGCTGAGCAGGCAAAAATGGACCCCTGCTAGGGGCTCTTCGGCTCGCGCGGGGGGCCCGGGGGCTCCGTGTCCCGGGATGCCTCCGGCCGCGTCTGGCTGGCCCCAGCCCCGGCCCGGCCGCTTCCCGCCCTGGGCATCATGAGTTACTTCCTGTCTTACTGCAAAGCTCATGGCGGCTCGCTGCTCACCGGCTACCAGGCGCTGCGCGCCGAGGGCTTCCTGTGTGACGTGACGCTGGAGGTGGAGGGCAGCGAGTTCCCGGCGCACAGGTCGCTCCTCGCGTGTTCCAGCGACTACTTCAGGGCTCTGTTCAAGAGTCACACCCGGGAATCCCGGGCGAGCGTGATCCACCTGCACGTGCCGTCGGCGGCAGGCCTGCAGCGCCTGCTGGACTTCATCTACACCGCCTGGCTGCCGCTCTCCATGGACACCGTGGAGGACACGCTGGAGGCCGCCAGCTACCTGCAGGTCACCGAGGCCCTGGGGCTTTGCGGCCGCTACCTGGAGCGCCAGCTGGCCCCGGAGAACTGCTGCTTCGCCGCCAACGTGGCGGCTCGCTTTGGCCTGGCGCACACGCTGGGCGCGGCCGAACGCTGCATTGTGGCCCACCTGAGGGAACTGCTGGCGCGGGGCGCGGGCCCGGCCGGCCTTCTGGAGCTCAACCCCGCGTCGCTGAGGGCCGTGCTGGGTGCCCCTGACGTGGCGCGGGTGCCTGAGGCCCGGCTGCTGGGCCTGGCGCTGGCCTGGCTGCGGCAGGAGCCCGAGGCCGAACGCCTGGCCCACTGCACCCAGCTACTCGAGCGGGTCCGCTTCGGCCTCGTGCCCGTCGACGTGCTGCGGCGCGTGTACTCGGGCTCCGGCCTCACTCTGCCCGCCCGGGTCAAGGGCCTCATCATCCAGGCCCTCAACTACCACACGTCGCCCTCCCGCCAGCCGCTCATGCAGGGCGAGCAGACCAGCGTCCGGAGCCCTCAAACACGCATCTTGTTGGTCGGGGGGCGCCGCGGGCGGGAGGTGGTGACTGAGGAAGTCGTGGTCCCCCCGCGGGCAGCCCGGGGCAGGGGCGCCGCGCCGGAGccggaggaagaggagggagaggaggaggaggaagaggagcaggtggaggaggaggagtgggAGCTCACCCAGGACGTGGTGGCCTTTGACGTGTACAACCACTGCTGGCGCAGCCTCACGCGGCTGCCTGCTCAGCTGCTGGGGCACAGCGTGTGTGTCGCGGGCAACTTCCTGTTCGTCCTGGGCGGGGAGAGCCCGTCGGGCGGCGCCTGCTCGCCCCCAGCGCACGGCCCGCTGGCTGTCATGGCTCAAGTGCACCGTTACGACCCGCGCTTCCACGTGTGGACGACGGTGCCCCCTATGCGGGAGGCACGGGCCCATTTCTGGTGCGGTGCCGTGGGCGAGGGGCTCCTGGCCGTCGGGGGCCTGGGCGCGGGCGGCCAAGCGCTGGCTTCGGTGGAAATGTATGACCTGCGCCGAGACCGCTGGACGGCGGCCGGGGCGCTGCCGCGGGCTCTGCACGGCCACGCGGGCGCCGTTGGGGACCGCGGCGTCGTGTACATCTCCGGGGGCAAGGCGGGGAGAGGCGACGGCGGCGCGAACAGCCTCCGGGACGTGTACTCCCTGGCTCCCGGGGAGCAGGCGTGGAGCAAGAGAGCGTCCATGGGCACGGCCCGCTTCGGGCACCACATGGCCGCCCTGCGCGGCGCGGTGTTTGCCTTTCTGGGGCGATACGAGCCCTTCTCCGAGATCGAGCGCTACGACCCCGGCACCGACCAGTGGACTCGGCTGCGGCCGCTACCCTACGACCGCTTTTGCTATGGGCTGGCCTTGGTGGAGGAGACGGTGCTGCTACTGGGCGGCCTCAAGTGGCGGGACTCACGCCAGGTGCCCACCCGCAGCGTGGTGGGCTATGACCTCGACCTGGATCGCTGGGAGGACATTGGCTGCGCGCTGCCTTGGG
The nucleotide sequence above comes from Capricornis sumatraensis isolate serow.1 chromosome X, serow.2, whole genome shotgun sequence. Encoded proteins:
- the KLHL34 gene encoding kelch-like protein 34 is translated as MSYFLSYCKAHGGSLLTGYQALRAEGFLCDVTLEVEGSEFPAHRSLLACSSDYFRALFKSHTRESRASVIHLHVPSAAGLQRLLDFIYTAWLPLSMDTVEDTLEAASYLQVTEALGLCGRYLERQLAPENCCFAANVAARFGLAHTLGAAERCIVAHLRELLARGAGPAGLLELNPASLRAVLGAPDVARVPEARLLGLALAWLRQEPEAERLAHCTQLLERVRFGLVPVDVLRRVYSGSGLTLPARVKGLIIQALNYHTSPSRQPLMQGEQTSVRSPQTRILLVGGRRGREVVTEEVVVPPRAARGRGAAPEPEEEEGEEEEEEEQVEEEEWELTQDVVAFDVYNHCWRSLTRLPAQLLGHSVCVAGNFLFVLGGESPSGGACSPPAHGPLAVMAQVHRYDPRFHVWTTVPPMREARAHFWCGAVGEGLLAVGGLGAGGQALASVEMYDLRRDRWTAAGALPRALHGHAGAVGDRGVVYISGGKAGRGDGGANSLRDVYSLAPGEQAWSKRASMGTARFGHHMAALRGAVFAFLGRYEPFSEIERYDPGTDQWTRLRPLPYDRFCYGLALVEETVLLLGGLKWRDSRQVPTRSVVGYDLDLDRWEDIGCALPWAWSGLQCAVLQLAEGGDERREGEPGETPDFVLGLMG